A stretch of the Porifericola rhodea genome encodes the following:
- a CDS encoding DUF2306 domain-containing protein: protein METIRSISLFLHIVAGFIALVVGVFAFASRKGGKWHRYSGKIYVWAMVVVALSAFLLALIRYNPFLFMVGVFTFHMTITGYRGLARKQKNQSKQWDWMLIGFSVLMAGYMTVNTISNTGQSLNEFMPVVLVFTIILLAFIVKDVRIYSGLVAMSANQWLMYHITRISGAYIATFTAFLVTNVQTQPAYIAWLLPTMVGSVVIAYFQRKYKVKPKAGRKLKNRLTT from the coding sequence ATGGAAACGATACGTAGCATCAGTCTTTTTCTGCACATTGTGGCTGGCTTCATAGCTCTGGTGGTAGGTGTATTTGCTTTTGCCTCGCGTAAAGGAGGTAAATGGCATCGTTATTCGGGTAAAATTTATGTATGGGCAATGGTAGTAGTTGCGTTATCAGCTTTTTTACTCGCACTAATACGTTATAACCCTTTTTTATTTATGGTAGGGGTATTTACATTTCACATGACCATCACCGGATATCGAGGCCTGGCCAGAAAGCAGAAAAACCAATCCAAACAATGGGATTGGATGCTAATAGGGTTTTCAGTACTAATGGCTGGCTATATGACTGTCAATACAATCAGTAATACAGGGCAAAGCCTCAATGAGTTTATGCCTGTAGTGCTGGTATTTACTATTATTTTACTAGCTTTTATAGTTAAAGATGTTAGAATTTACTCCGGTTTGGTAGCCATGAGTGCTAACCAATGGTTGATGTATCATATCACAAGAATATCGGGAGCTTATATTGCTACTTTTACGGCCTTTCTAGTGACCAATGTACAAACTCAACCCGCCTACATAGCCTGGTTATTACCCACAATGGTCGGTAGTGTAGTAATTGCCTACTTTCAGCGCAAGTACAAAGTAAAGCCTAAAGCTGGTCGTAAACTGAAAAACAGGCTTACCACTTAG